The following coding sequences are from one uncultured Desulfobacter sp. window:
- a CDS encoding HAMP domain-containing protein — translation MGKGDFDSPVTLSAKDELGDLARSLNAMAQNLKESELNLLAANEHLKTEIQEKNKMAKELGAALLKHMKAMVIKGVQGC, via the coding sequence ATTGGAAAAGGAGACTTTGACTCACCAGTCACTCTCTCGGCAAAAGATGAACTTGGAGATTTGGCTAGAAGCTTAAATGCTATGGCCCAAAATCTTAAAGAGTCCGAATTAAATCTGTTAGCTGCAAATGAACACCTAAAAACAGAAATACAAGAAAAAAACAAGATGGCAAAAGAATTGGGTGCGGCTCTTTTGAAACATATGAAAGCCATGGTCATTAAAGGTGTTCAGGGTTGTTAG
- a CDS encoding IS3 family transposase (programmed frameshift), producing MIQKILLNPGTPMVNFSKEANVPNSTVATWLRNYKKRNGSTVGSKKKTWSAERKFQAVLETASLSEAEKNEYCRKHGIYPEQLEEWKKDCISGCRKSPDQNFVKKTKQKEQELQRKTKALEKELTRKEKALAEAAALLVLKKKSRTSLGGQRGRMIPTEDKMQILSLVEEACKSGARQCKACEIIGISERTLQRWQKKTTAEIEDKRPHAERNPANKLSEEEKHMIIDICNSQEYGSLPPSQIVPMLCDQGIYVASEASFYRTLRENGLQNHRGKTRYKTNKKPTGFTATGPNQVWTWDITYLPAALKGSFYYLYMITDIYSRKIVAWEVHDRQSDELASELVKRGYLSEGVNGNEIVLHSDNGSPMKGATMLCTLQQLGVVPSFSRPSVSNDNPYSEALFKTLKYAPSYPSGPFESLEACREWVLNFVRWYNNVHRHSGIKFVTPNERHTGADRTILEARQKVYLEAKAKKPERWSRGIRDWTVVTEVSLNPEKNDNRPAA from the exons ATGATTCAGAAAATTCTTTTAAACCCAGGCACGCCGATGGTAAACTTTTCAAAAGAGGCTAACGTTCCAAATTCAACGGTAGCAACCTGGCTAAGAAATTACAAAAAAAGGAATGGGAGTACAGTGGGCTCGAAGAAGAAAACCTGGTCAGCCGAGAGGAAATTTCAGGCAGTATTGGAAACTGCGTCGTTAAGTGAAGCAGAAAAAAATGAATATTGCCGGAAACATGGAATATACCCGGAACAGTTAGAAGAGTGGAAGAAAGACTGTATATCCGGATGTAGAAAGAGCCCCGATCAAAATTTTGTCAAGAAAACCAAGCAAAAAGAGCAAGAATTGCAACGCAAGACTAAAGCCCTTGAAAAAGAATTAACCCGTAAGGAGAAAGCGTTAGCAGAAGCTGCCGCCCTGCTTGTGTTAAAAAAAAAGTCCAGGACATC TCTGGGGGGACAAAGGGGAAGAATGATTCCTACTGAAGACAAAATGCAGATATTGTCTTTGGTGGAAGAAGCTTGTAAATCCGGTGCTCGCCAATGTAAGGCTTGTGAAATAATAGGAATTTCAGAAAGGACCTTACAGCGGTGGCAGAAAAAAACGACTGCTGAAATAGAAGATAAGCGCCCCCATGCAGAAAGAAATCCTGCAAACAAATTGTCTGAAGAAGAAAAACATATGATTATAGATATTTGTAATAGTCAGGAGTATGGAAGCTTACCGCCAAGCCAGATTGTTCCCATGCTTTGTGATCAGGGGATCTATGTCGCATCCGAAGCAAGCTTCTATAGGACACTGAGAGAGAACGGTCTTCAGAACCATAGAGGTAAAACCCGGTATAAAACAAATAAAAAACCGACGGGTTTTACAGCAACAGGGCCTAATCAGGTCTGGACATGGGATATAACCTACCTTCCAGCGGCGCTAAAGGGTTCGTTTTATTACCTTTATATGATAACGGATATTTACAGTCGTAAGATAGTAGCTTGGGAAGTCCATGACAGGCAAAGTGATGAGCTGGCCTCCGAGCTTGTAAAAAGGGGGTATCTGTCAGAGGGTGTAAATGGCAATGAAATAGTGCTTCATTCAGATAATGGCTCCCCGATGAAAGGTGCGACCATGCTGTGCACTCTTCAGCAACTTGGAGTTGTCCCCTCATTCAGTCGGCCGTCGGTAAGTAACGATAATCCTTATTCAGAAGCATTGTTCAAAACCCTGAAATATGCCCCTTCATACCCTTCCGGCCCTTTTGAGAGCTTGGAGGCCTGTAGAGAATGGGTACTGAATTTTGTTCGCTGGTACAATAATGTCCACCGTCACAGTGGTATAAAATTTGTTACCCCAAATGAAAGGCATACAGGGGCAGATAGGACGATTTTAGAGGCCCGTCAAAAGGTATATCTGGAAGCAAAGGCAAAAAAACCAGAACGTTGGAGCCGTGGAATCAGAGATTGGACTGTGGTAACAGAAGTCTCTCTTAATCCTGAAAAAAACGATAACCGTCCAGCAGCTTAA